A window of the Anoplopoma fimbria isolate UVic2021 breed Golden Eagle Sablefish chromosome 17, Afim_UVic_2022, whole genome shotgun sequence genome harbors these coding sequences:
- the tnfrsf1b gene encoding tumor necrosis factor receptor superfamily member 1B encodes MKDIFVLLVLLNAQTLKVCSQPYQADSDGNCLNSTSEYRSLDDSNLCCKKCSPGQRLSTKCNETMETVCEPCPAGQYMDSWNYAWNCFSCAKCKPTKGLQEAQSCSSTARSRCVCQPGKYCNMEFDDPFCSACIKYKLCRHGFGVSVPGKGNADVKCERCPSGTYSNTVSSTDPCQPHTICHKRVVVKNGTTTSDTVCGPELFPTTMLPHSLKQEPRITVMSTVPATSASKAPHGPTDTTLSISTSFSDPVFNFSTKTPPPSSVPDSTVVAVIAAVSGLLLFFIAIILLFLCRPVWKKDAAIYYPKVDANGNCESGDKINQDYLVETQLKYITVPSPEQQCLLQRGEASSDHSQCSNNTETLIQTDGSSSQESIGPLQSTVPLHNPPSALSEPMPLLSNTEPFTPQPSVQTQFSSQPTSPQVISPVTTSPHVNVNITFHIENRSCGTPSVIPTDSMQVDSKLPFGEEEQTFSIPQQEAGKQSLMSVQESETICA; translated from the exons ATGAAGGACATATTTGTACTGCTGGTTCTGCTGAATGCCCAAACTCTTAAG GTCTGCTCTCAGCCCTATCAGGCAGACTCAGATGGAAACTGTCTCAACTCAACATCAGAGTACCGTTCGTTAGACGATTCAAACCTGTGTTGCAAGAAATGCTCCCCTG GACAGCGGCTGTCAACAAAATGCAATGAAACTATGGAGACTGTGTGTGAACCATGTCCAGCAGGCCAGTACATGGACAGCTGGAACTACGCTTGGAACTGCTTCTCATGTGCCAAATGCAAACCGA CTAAAGGTCTGCAGGAAGCTCAGAGCTGCTCCTCTACTGCAAGGTCAAGGTGTGTGTGCCAACCCGGGAAGTATTGCAACATGGAATTTGATGACCCGTTCTGCTCAGCATGTATAAAGTACAAGCTATGCCGACACGGTTTTGGAGTGTCTGTCCCAG GGAAAGGCAACGCAGATGTGAAGTGTGAACGCTGCCCCAGTGGGACGTACTCTAACACAGTCTCTTCCACGGACCCCTGTCAGCCCCACACCAT CTGTCATAAGAGGGTTGTTGTCAAAAATGGCACCACTACCTCGGATACCGTGTGTGGACCTGAGCTTTTTCCAACCACCATGTTGCCTCACAGCTTAAAACAAGAGCCTCGCATTACAGTGATGAGCACAGTCCCAGCAACCTCAGCCTCCAAGGCTCCACATGGACCGACAGACACCACACTGTCCATTAGCACGTCTTTTTCAGATCCAGTGTTCAACTTTTCGACAAAAACCCCGCCACCAAGCTCAGTACCTGACAGTACAGTGG TTGCAGTCATTGCCGCTGTCAGTGGGTTATTACTTTTCTTCATCGCTATCATTCTGCTGTTCCTTTGTAGACCAGTCTGGAAGAAAG ATGCAGCAATATATTATCCTAAAGTAGATGCAAATGGAAATTGTGAGAGTGGTGATAAA ATCAATCAGGATTATTTGGTGGAAACCCAGCTGAAGTATATCACAGTACCGTCACCAGAACAACAGTGTCTGCTGCAGAGAGGGGAAGCCAGCAGTGACCACAGTCAGTGCAGTAACAACACTGAAACTTTGATCCAAACAGACGGTTCCAGCAGCCAAGAGTCCATCGGCCCTTTGCAATCCACTGTACCTCTTCACAATCCACCCTCTGCCCTGTCAGAGCCCATGCCATTACTCTCCAACACAGAGCCTTTCACACCGCAGCCCAGCGTCCAAACACAGTTCTCCTCTCAGCCCACCAGCCCGCAGGTCATCAGCCCCGTGACCACCAGCCCCCATGTCAACGTCAACATCACTTTCCACATTGAAAACAGGTCTTGCGGGACACCGTCTGTCATTCCCACAGACTCGATGCAAGTCGACTCTAAACTCCCCTttggagaggaagagcagacGTTTAGCATCCCACAGCAAGAAGCTGGCAAACAATCACTGATGTCCGTGCAGGAGAGTGAAACTATCTGCGCATGA